The following nucleotide sequence is from Nitrospirota bacterium.
AGAACCGACAGCAGGCATCCTCCTGAGAGAAAGTGAAAAGAATAATACAAAGACAGTCTGGACAGTCCCCTGTGCTCACGCAACGCACGCAATGGAAGATCTTCAACCCTCATCCCTAAAGAGAGAATGAGCTAGCTTGTAGGAATGGAAAACCCGACAGAATGTGAAGAGCCCGGCACCATGCTTCCTGTGTACTCCTGGCAAGTGCCGATGAACGATACAATCCGTACACAGGTTAAAGAGGTCACAGACGATGAAGAGCTTTCTGTCCTCAGTTACACCGTCGACAGCAGGCGGACCTCCTGTTGCGGGAAGGGAATCTCAATGTGCGCCGTACGAAACCGTTCGATGATGGTCTCGTTCAGCTCCCCCTGCACCCTCGTGAAGTTGACGACCGACGTCCAGGGCTTAATGGAGATCGTGATGGCGGAGTCGCCCAGTTCGGAGATCCCGACCAGCGGGGCCGGATCCGTGAGCACACCGGGATTCTGCGCCAGAATCTCCCGCACGAGCGCCAGCACCTCGGCCACATTCGTGCGATAGGCCACCCCGACTTGGAGATGGAGTTGGCGAATCGTACCGAAATTGTGCAGGATCTCCCCCACGATCTTCCGGTTAGGAATGACGACGTGCGAGCGATCGGGATGCAGGAGCGTGGTCGAGAAGATACCGATGGCAACGACATCCCCTTGCACACCCAAGATCGAGATATGTTCCCCCACCCGATAGGGTTTGGTGAAAATAATGGAGAGCCCGGCCACGACGTTGCTCAAGACGCCTTGCAGCGCCAACCCGACGCCGAGTCCGGCCACGCCGATCCCGGCGAGCAGCGGCGCAATCTGGACCCCCAGTTGACCCAACGCCGCCATGGCCGTAAAGAACAGAATCACGATCTGTACAGCCTTGACCAGGAGCATCCGGACCGGAGGCTCCATGTCCTGGCGATCGAGCCACTGTTGCGTCAGCCTGCCGACCCAACGGGCGACCAGCATACCGGCCGCAAAGACAATCGCTGCGCCCAGGATTTGAAATCCATAGCGGATGACATAGTCCATCAGAATATCGACTCCCGGCATCGCCGTACCTCCTCTGTCAGGATAGAGAAAAACGAATGAGGGCTCAGTGACACAAAATCAAGGGACCTGCTCGCATCGAGAACAAAAGGTTGGGGAAGGATACCTGGACCGAGCCCATTTGGAAAGCGGGGTGATGCGACCTGACGATCTTCCATCACGAAGCGAGGAGAGCTGTAAGCTGGCTGCGAGAAAAGACCCCGGTACCTGTCCGTCCCCCCGCGCCTAGCGATCGGACCCATAGGGGCGATTGAGCGGCGCGAACGGCATGGTGGGGTTAGAGCGATTGGCGGGGTTCAGCGGATTATCCTGGTTGAATTGGTTGGCGGGGTTGAACGGGTTGCTGGGAATGTACCGAGTCTCTGGATTGGTGGGGTTGTTCGGATCGAAACGGTAACGAGGGTTCGGGGTATTCGCGGGCGCCTGGTACTTCTCTGCAGGGTTCAGCGGATTGTCCGGCGCAAACAGTGTGGCAGGATTAAAAAGGTTGGAGTGGCGGCCGTATTTCCCGGGGGAACCGGGTTCGGCAAAGCCGGAGGCAGCGGAGCACAGAAAGAAGAACAGCGCCAGAGGCCACATGCCGACCTCCCCTAGAAGAAACCTCGGTGATACTAGCCGATGCCCCAC
It contains:
- a CDS encoding mechanosensitive ion channel family protein, with amino-acid sequence MPGVDILMDYVIRYGFQILGAAIVFAAGMLVARWVGRLTQQWLDRQDMEPPVRMLLVKAVQIVILFFTAMAALGQLGVQIAPLLAGIGVAGLGVGLALQGVLSNVVAGLSIIFTKPYRVGEHISILGVQGDVVAIGIFSTTLLHPDRSHVVIPNRKIVGEILHNFGTIRQLHLQVGVAYRTNVAEVLALVREILAQNPGVLTDPAPLVGISELGDSAITISIKPWTSVVNFTRVQGELNETIIERFRTAHIEIPFPQQEVRLLSTV